Proteins from one Staphylococcus saprophyticus subsp. saprophyticus ATCC 15305 = NCTC 7292 genomic window:
- the fakB1 gene encoding fatty acid kinase binding subunit FakB1, whose amino-acid sequence MKIAVLTDSTSYLSQTLIDKYNIKVAPLSVTFDSGENYVENASISTDEFYERMKTSATIPTTSQPAIGDFLENFEQLREEGYTDVICVFLSSGISGCYQTATQAGEMVSDINVHTFDSKLAAMVEGGYVLKAIEMIEQGYEPKAIIEALHAIREVTGAVLMVDDLKNLQKSGRITGAQAWIGTMLKMKPVLKFEDGKIVPDEKVRTKKRALRKMVEKVINEVKNLDEVTLFVIEGDIPEDSDWIQQELETNYPQYNIYRSSFGPVIAAHLGSGGIGLGYIGSTIRTD is encoded by the coding sequence ATGAAGATTGCTGTCTTGACAGATTCAACGAGTTACCTATCTCAAACATTAATAGACAAATATAATATCAAAGTTGCACCACTTAGTGTCACATTTGATAGTGGTGAGAATTATGTTGAGAATGCATCCATTTCAACAGACGAATTTTATGAACGTATGAAGACCTCAGCTACAATTCCAACAACGAGCCAACCTGCAATTGGAGATTTTCTGGAGAATTTCGAGCAACTTCGCGAAGAAGGCTATACAGATGTCATTTGTGTATTTCTTTCTTCTGGAATCAGTGGGTGCTATCAAACTGCGACACAAGCAGGTGAAATGGTCTCAGACATTAATGTCCATACGTTTGATTCTAAGTTAGCTGCGATGGTTGAAGGTGGATATGTCCTTAAAGCGATAGAAATGATTGAACAAGGCTATGAGCCTAAAGCTATCATTGAAGCATTACATGCAATCCGTGAAGTAACAGGTGCAGTACTCATGGTAGATGATTTGAAAAATTTACAAAAAAGTGGTCGAATTACAGGTGCGCAAGCTTGGATTGGAACGATGTTGAAGATGAAGCCAGTGTTAAAGTTCGAAGATGGCAAAATTGTTCCAGATGAAAAAGTAAGAACTAAAAAACGTGCTTTGCGTAAAATGGTTGAAAAAGTGATAAATGAAGTCAAAAATCTAGATGAAGTTACGTTATTTGTAATTGAGGGTGATATTCCTGAAGATTCAGATTGGATTCAACAAGAATTAGAAACTAACTATCCTCAGTACAATATTTATCGTTCTAGCTTTGGACCAGTCATTGCTGCACATTTAGGATCTGGTGGTATTGGTTTAGGGTATATTGGAAGTACCATTCGCACAGATTAA